In a genomic window of Bordetella petrii:
- a CDS encoding GntR family transcriptional regulator produces the protein MPDSPLPLYHKVYLLLKQRLLAGGFAPDTAMPGENALAAEYGVSRLTIRRSLDALEAEGLVERRQGRGTFAAQPAPLSAPQRSTDIDALMEHLARMGMHTQVRLLELGTTPAASQVAARLEIAPGTPVQRSVRVRSHQGLPFSHLTTFVPDDIGQRIRRKDLGSKPLLAIFRDLGVRVAGAEQSISAVLAEPGVAELLDVPVGAALLSLHRLVRDESGRPVEWLHAQYRPDRYEYRMNMQAHDMPGQPTWLPAAMPVRASA, from the coding sequence GTGCCCGATAGCCCGCTACCCCTGTATCACAAGGTATATCTGCTGCTGAAACAGCGGCTGCTGGCGGGCGGTTTCGCCCCGGACACGGCCATGCCGGGCGAGAACGCGCTGGCGGCCGAATACGGCGTGTCGCGGCTGACTATCCGCCGCTCGCTCGATGCTCTGGAAGCCGAAGGCCTGGTCGAGCGCCGCCAGGGCCGCGGCACGTTCGCGGCCCAGCCGGCGCCATTGTCGGCGCCGCAGCGCAGTACTGACATCGATGCCCTGATGGAACACCTGGCGCGCATGGGCATGCACACCCAGGTGCGCCTGCTCGAACTCGGCACCACGCCGGCCGCGTCGCAGGTAGCCGCACGTCTGGAAATCGCGCCGGGCACGCCGGTGCAGCGCTCGGTACGGGTACGCAGCCACCAGGGGCTGCCGTTTTCGCATCTGACCACGTTCGTGCCGGACGACATCGGTCAGCGTATCCGCCGCAAAGACCTTGGCTCCAAGCCGCTGCTGGCCATTTTCCGCGATCTGGGCGTGCGCGTGGCGGGCGCCGAGCAATCGATCTCGGCGGTGCTGGCCGAACCCGGAGTGGCCGAGCTGCTGGATGTCCCGGTAGGCGCGGCCTTGCTCAGCCTGCATCGACTGGTGCGCGACGAATCCGGCCGGCCAGTGGAATGGCTGCATGCGCAATACCGGCCCGACCGCTACGAATACCGCATGAACATGCAAGCCCACGACATGCCCGGACAGCCTACCTGGCTGCCGGCTGCCATGCCGGTGCGGGCAAGCGCTTGA
- a CDS encoding ABC transporter ATP-binding protein has protein sequence MLLEIDGLVAGYSALPVLNGISVAVREGEFVSIVGPNGAGKSTLFKTISGTVAAMSGGIRYDGHDLLAVPASQRPHLGIAHVPEGRQVFASMTVLENLEMGAYTAAGRRDWSRNLARIYEWFPVLKQRARQLAGTLSGGEQQMVAIGRGLASSPRLLMLDEPSMGLSPAIADFIFERLIDIRRDAKLTILLVEQRVAEALQFADHGYVLETGRVVLEGTHDTLQADDRVRRAYLGM, from the coding sequence ATGCTGCTTGAAATCGACGGCCTGGTGGCCGGCTATTCGGCCCTGCCGGTCCTGAACGGCATTTCTGTGGCGGTCAGGGAAGGCGAATTCGTTTCCATCGTGGGTCCGAACGGCGCGGGCAAGAGCACGCTGTTCAAGACCATATCGGGCACCGTGGCCGCGATGTCGGGCGGCATCCGCTACGACGGCCACGACCTGCTGGCGGTGCCCGCTTCGCAGCGGCCGCACCTGGGTATCGCGCACGTTCCGGAAGGCCGACAGGTGTTCGCCTCGATGACCGTGCTCGAAAACCTGGAAATGGGCGCCTACACCGCCGCGGGCAGGCGCGACTGGTCGCGCAACCTGGCGCGTATCTACGAATGGTTTCCCGTGCTCAAGCAGCGCGCCCGGCAACTGGCCGGCACCCTGTCGGGCGGGGAACAGCAAATGGTGGCCATCGGCCGCGGCCTGGCGTCTTCGCCGCGGCTGTTGATGCTGGACGAGCCATCGATGGGTTTGTCGCCGGCGATCGCGGATTTCATTTTCGAGCGCCTGATCGACATACGCAGGGACGCCAAGCTGACCATCCTGCTCGTGGAGCAGCGGGTGGCCGAGGCGCTGCAGTTCGCCGACCACGGCTACGTGCTCGAAACCGGGCGCGTGGTTCTGGAGGGCACCCACGACACGCTGCAGGCGGACGACCGCGTCCGCCGGGCGTATCTCGGCATGTAA
- a CDS encoding ABC transporter substrate-binding protein, translated as MKVQSIKYLGLAAALAGLMSAGASPARAADPAPVSVGLIAPMSGIYARPGQVMRMGAEMAVKDINDQGGIKALGGARLKLVVVDSGDTTEKAKSAAQRMVADYPDLVAGTGAYLSSFTLAVTEVTERAKLPMLTLSYSDQITSRGFKYIFQTSATAGRQADIALPMILDLAEKASGKRPKTVAILTDNTAASLSSVKAMKDGLLAKNKLELVVDETFTPPLSDASSLIQRVRSRRPDLVFFLPTVISDAKLILEKMNETNVHIPVISFGIAIAEPDVLNTVSPQLINGVMSAVANWGAKGQEALIKRMKDEYKEPWMTQNGISTYGDMWIIKAALEKAGKADRESVAQAMHALDEGKTPYFPGGELKFDEAGHRVGATLTVIQWQNGVPVTVFPEDVAMAKPIWPGKK; from the coding sequence ATGAAAGTGCAGTCGATCAAATACCTGGGCCTGGCCGCCGCGCTGGCGGGCCTGATGTCGGCCGGCGCCAGCCCGGCGCGCGCGGCCGACCCGGCGCCCGTCAGCGTCGGGCTGATCGCGCCCATGTCGGGCATCTACGCGCGGCCCGGCCAGGTCATGCGCATGGGGGCCGAGATGGCGGTCAAGGACATCAACGACCAGGGCGGCATCAAGGCGCTGGGCGGCGCCAGGCTGAAGCTGGTGGTGGTGGACTCGGGCGACACGACGGAAAAAGCCAAGAGCGCGGCGCAGCGCATGGTCGCCGACTATCCCGACCTGGTGGCCGGCACGGGCGCGTATCTCAGCTCGTTCACCCTGGCGGTCACCGAAGTCACCGAGCGTGCCAAGCTGCCCATGCTGACCCTGTCGTATTCCGACCAGATCACCTCGCGCGGCTTCAAGTACATCTTCCAGACCTCCGCCACGGCGGGCCGGCAGGCCGACATCGCGTTGCCGATGATCCTGGACCTGGCCGAGAAGGCTTCGGGCAAGCGGCCCAAGACCGTGGCCATACTTACCGACAACACGGCCGCCTCGTTGTCGTCGGTGAAAGCCATGAAAGACGGCCTGCTCGCCAAGAACAAGCTGGAGCTCGTGGTCGACGAGACCTTTACGCCGCCGCTGTCCGATGCCTCGTCGCTGATCCAGCGTGTCCGTTCGCGCCGGCCTGACCTGGTGTTCTTCCTGCCCACGGTGATCTCTGACGCCAAGCTCATTCTTGAAAAGATGAACGAGACCAACGTGCATATCCCGGTGATTTCGTTCGGCATTGCTATCGCCGAGCCGGACGTGCTGAATACGGTCAGCCCGCAATTGATCAACGGCGTCATGTCCGCCGTGGCGAACTGGGGCGCGAAGGGCCAGGAAGCCCTGATCAAGCGCATGAAGGACGAATACAAAGAACCGTGGATGACGCAGAACGGCATTTCGACCTACGGCGATATGTGGATCATCAAGGCCGCTCTGGAAAAGGCCGGCAAGGCCGACCGCGAATCGGTGGCGCAAGCCATGCATGCGCTGGACGAGGGCAAGACGCCTTACTTCCCGGGAGGCGAGTTGAAGTTCGACGAGGCGGGCCACCGCGTGGGCGCCACCTTGACCGTGATCCAGTGGCAGAACGGCGTGCCGGTGACAGTATTTCCCGAAGACGTCGCCATGGCCAAGCCGATCTGGCCAGGCAAGAAGTAG
- a CDS encoding NIPSNAP family protein, whose amino-acid sequence MIVELRIYHCAPGRLPALHERFTSATLGFFKKHGIEQIGFWTTLAGPSNQSLTYLLKWESLAERERKWNAFQADPEWIAARAASEAEKIIVERVENQFLAPTAYSALK is encoded by the coding sequence ATGATCGTCGAACTTCGCATCTACCATTGCGCGCCCGGACGCCTGCCGGCTCTGCACGAGCGCTTTACCAGCGCCACGCTGGGCTTTTTCAAGAAGCACGGCATCGAGCAGATCGGCTTCTGGACCACCCTGGCGGGCCCCAGCAATCAATCGCTGACCTACCTGCTCAAGTGGGAAAGCCTGGCCGAGCGCGAGCGCAAATGGAATGCCTTCCAGGCCGATCCCGAATGGATCGCCGCGCGCGCCGCCAGCGAAGCCGAAAAAATCATTGTCGAGCGGGTCGAGAACCAGTTCCTGGCTCCGACCGCTTATTCGGCTTTGAAGTAG
- a CDS encoding cupin domain-containing protein produces MKVFHGRAEGKVSEQRSSTFTGVVWGDPIMPTTDNVTINSVFFSPGARTYWHTHEFGQVLQVTAGRGWICSEGQPAQAIRQGDVVWIPPNERHWHGAAADTYMIHVATSLGKSSWQEEVAEQDYARSTGAAG; encoded by the coding sequence ATGAAGGTGTTTCACGGCAGGGCCGAAGGCAAGGTGTCCGAACAGCGCAGTTCGACGTTCACGGGCGTGGTGTGGGGCGACCCCATCATGCCCACCACCGACAATGTCACGATCAATTCGGTGTTCTTTTCACCGGGCGCGCGTACGTACTGGCACACGCATGAGTTCGGCCAGGTGCTGCAGGTAACGGCGGGGCGCGGCTGGATCTGCTCTGAGGGGCAGCCCGCCCAGGCCATTCGCCAGGGCGACGTGGTGTGGATTCCGCCCAACGAGCGGCACTGGCACGGCGCGGCGGCCGATACCTATATGATCCACGTGGCTACCTCGCTGGGCAAGAGCAGCTGGCAGGAAGAAGTCGCCGAACAAGATTACGCGCGCAGCACTGGCGCGGCAGGCTGA
- a CDS encoding carboxymuconolactone decarboxylase family protein — MEHINQFEKGLENRKKVLGASHVEKSWASADEFNRPMQKLVTEYCWGEIWGDDTLPFKTRSMLNLAMLTAMSQHHELAAHVKGALTNGVTKDEIRAVLMQASVYCGVPLALAAFRVASQAISAYEADAAKA; from the coding sequence ATGGAACACATCAATCAGTTCGAGAAAGGCCTGGAAAACCGCAAGAAGGTTCTGGGCGCATCCCACGTCGAGAAATCGTGGGCCAGCGCGGACGAGTTCAACAGGCCTATGCAGAAGCTGGTCACCGAATACTGCTGGGGTGAAATCTGGGGCGACGACACCTTGCCGTTCAAGACGCGCAGCATGCTTAACCTGGCCATGCTCACCGCCATGAGCCAGCACCACGAGCTGGCCGCGCACGTCAAGGGTGCGTTGACCAACGGTGTGACCAAAGACGAGATCCGTGCCGTGCTGATGCAGGCTTCGGTGTACTGCGGCGTGCCGCTGGCGCTGGCCGCGTTCCGCGTCGCCTCGCAGGCCATCAGCGCCTACGAAGCCGACGCCGCCAAGGCCTAG
- a CDS encoding 3-isopropylmalate dehydratase large subunit, producing MPAQTLAQKLLAAASGRAAVRVGEILTCKVDLAMFHDSSGPRRLKPMLEELGTGLWDRSKVVLVMDHYVPEADDESRRIVRIARDWAREQALPHVYDSMGICHVVVPEHGHIRPGMFCVGGDSHSPTGGAFGAYMFGVGSTEMLGVVASGEIWMRVPDTLMMRWNGRLAAGLTAKDMMLHMIGRFGMNGGRYQAIEFCGEAVRALSMQERMTLSNMSAELGAQAGLVAPDDTTAQYLRQAGAADFDVTPWQSDADAQAQWHEFDATALEPQVAAPHSPANAAPVHAYGNTPVQVAYIGACTGAKLDDLRAAARVLRGRRIAAGVSLMVAPASQRDQAAAEAEGVLPALLQAGATLLPTTCGACSGYGGSIPEDVNVVSTTARNFKGRMGAASARVYLASPYTVAASALAGRIADPREVLA from the coding sequence ATGCCTGCCCAGACCCTGGCCCAAAAGCTCCTGGCCGCAGCCTCCGGCCGCGCCGCTGTGCGCGTCGGCGAAATCCTCACCTGCAAGGTCGACCTGGCCATGTTCCACGACTCCAGCGGCCCGCGCCGCCTCAAGCCCATGCTTGAAGAGCTGGGCACCGGGCTATGGGACCGCTCCAAAGTCGTGTTGGTGATGGACCACTACGTGCCCGAGGCCGATGACGAGTCGCGCCGCATCGTGCGCATCGCGCGCGACTGGGCGCGTGAGCAGGCGCTGCCTCATGTGTATGACTCGATGGGCATCTGCCACGTCGTGGTGCCCGAGCATGGCCATATCCGGCCGGGCATGTTCTGCGTGGGCGGCGACTCGCATTCCCCAACCGGGGGCGCGTTCGGCGCGTATATGTTCGGCGTTGGCAGCACCGAGATGCTGGGCGTGGTCGCCAGCGGCGAAATCTGGATGCGTGTCCCCGACACCTTGATGATGCGCTGGAACGGCCGCCTGGCCGCCGGCCTGACGGCCAAGGACATGATGCTGCACATGATCGGCCGTTTCGGCATGAACGGCGGCCGCTACCAGGCGATAGAGTTTTGCGGCGAAGCGGTACGCGCGCTGTCCATGCAAGAGCGCATGACGCTGTCGAATATGTCGGCCGAACTCGGCGCCCAGGCCGGGCTGGTGGCCCCCGACGACACCACGGCCCAATACCTGCGCCAGGCGGGAGCGGCGGATTTCGACGTGACGCCCTGGCAGTCCGACGCCGATGCCCAGGCGCAATGGCACGAGTTCGATGCTACCGCGCTCGAGCCCCAGGTGGCTGCGCCGCATAGCCCGGCCAATGCCGCGCCGGTGCACGCCTACGGCAATACGCCGGTCCAGGTGGCTTACATAGGCGCCTGTACGGGCGCCAAGCTCGATGATCTGAGAGCGGCCGCGCGCGTGCTGCGGGGACGGCGCATCGCGGCCGGCGTAAGCCTGATGGTGGCGCCCGCCAGCCAGCGCGACCAGGCTGCCGCCGAGGCCGAGGGCGTGCTGCCCGCGCTGTTGCAGGCCGGCGCCACGCTGCTGCCCACCACGTGCGGCGCCTGTTCGGGCTATGGCGGCTCCATTCCTGAAGACGTCAATGTTGTTTCCACTACGGCGCGCAACTTCAAGGGCCGCATGGGGGCGGCCAGCGCCCGGGTTTACCTGGCGTCTCCCTATACCGTGGCGGCGTCGGCCCTGGCAGGGCGTATCGCCGACCCCCGCGAGGTCCTGGCATGA
- a CDS encoding NAD(P)-dependent oxidoreductase produces MRQDRVGFVGLGNMGGRMTRRLVDAGIAVRGYDTDAGRAAAAGAQPAASMREAVEYADVVLLSLPDSRVVEAVVEGADGILAACRAGQVVVDLSTAAPSSTQRLAGLFAARGVQYVDAGISGGAAAAEKGTLTLMVGGDAATIEALQWVFAPFSSKVLNMGGSGAGHTTKLLNNFLNAVSLAASAEVMVAGKKAGLDLHRLLDVLNSSSGVNFATLNRFPYIVDGNYLEGGLTSKLMTKDVVLYVELARELGVASLNASGPMSCFGLATALGYGEQISNRVVDAIGDVSGGVRLKSE; encoded by the coding sequence ATGCGACAAGATCGGGTCGGGTTCGTCGGCTTGGGCAACATGGGCGGGCGCATGACGCGGCGCCTGGTCGACGCGGGTATCGCGGTGCGGGGCTATGACACCGATGCCGGGCGGGCCGCCGCGGCCGGCGCCCAGCCCGCCGCTTCAATGCGCGAGGCCGTCGAGTACGCCGACGTGGTGTTGCTGTCGTTGCCGGACAGCCGCGTCGTGGAAGCGGTGGTTGAAGGCGCCGACGGCATCCTGGCCGCGTGCCGCGCGGGCCAGGTGGTGGTCGACCTGAGCACCGCCGCGCCCAGTTCCACACAGCGCCTGGCGGGCTTGTTTGCGGCGCGTGGCGTCCAGTATGTCGACGCCGGCATTTCGGGCGGGGCGGCCGCGGCCGAAAAGGGTACGCTGACCCTGATGGTGGGCGGCGATGCAGCCACCATCGAGGCCCTGCAATGGGTGTTCGCGCCTTTCAGCAGCAAGGTGCTCAATATGGGGGGCAGCGGCGCGGGCCACACCACCAAGCTGCTGAACAACTTTCTCAATGCGGTCAGCCTGGCCGCCAGCGCCGAAGTCATGGTGGCGGGCAAGAAGGCCGGACTCGACCTGCACCGGCTGCTCGACGTGCTCAACAGCAGCAGCGGCGTGAATTTCGCCACGCTCAATCGCTTTCCCTACATCGTGGACGGCAACTACCTGGAAGGCGGGCTCACCAGCAAGCTCATGACCAAAGACGTCGTGCTGTATGTCGAGCTGGCGCGCGAGTTGGGCGTGGCCTCGCTCAACGCGTCCGGTCCGATGTCGTGCTTCGGCCTGGCCACGGCGCTGGGCTACGGTGAACAGATCAGTAATCGTGTCGTGGATGCCATTGGCGATGTCAGCGGTGGCGTCCGTTTGAAATCTGAGTGA
- a CDS encoding branched-chain amino acid ABC transporter ATP-binding protein/permease yields the protein MKSMRTFVIMLAVAAAYLGAALLVDNSYHQLIFTLVLVWACFGLSWNMLSGYTGLVSFGHAAFFGLGAYAAVLGQINLGLSPWLMIPLAAVIGAVAGLLVGLPTFRLRGHYFALAMLAYPLALLYVFEWLGYQEVTFPMVRENPAWFMQFSNPWLYTVVAMAMLLLFVQITRYVERTRFGMALIAIKQNEAAAEAAGIDTLRWKLKAIALSGAIAGATGAFYAVVLLVVTPVSVFGMLVSAQALTVAMFGGVGTVWGPIIGAAILIPLGEILHAELGATYPGIQGVILGAAIIAVILVAPEGVFWKTRDFLRRRGAVQARAALPEQAARQEHAAPMAESAAPQEAARRPAGGEVILDVAGLSRSFGGLKAVQNVSFQVRKGMILGIIGPNGAGKTTLFNLLNGFLKPDAGRVVFKGADMAGRKPHVLCAAGVGRTFQVMRPFMRLTVAQNVKVGAYVKARSEAEAEAMAAQAIERVGLTDCADRLASVLTTRQLRLMELARAVAGQPELLLLDETLAGLGQGEVDDVVSAIRALSAQGITIVIIEHTMQAMVRLVDQFVVLDHGEVLAVGEPQAITRDMRVIEAYLGKKWSARHAA from the coding sequence ATGAAATCCATGCGCACATTCGTGATCATGCTGGCGGTGGCGGCGGCCTACCTGGGCGCCGCGCTGCTGGTCGACAACTCTTATCACCAGCTCATCTTCACGCTGGTGCTGGTATGGGCCTGCTTTGGCCTGTCGTGGAACATGCTCAGCGGCTACACAGGACTGGTGTCGTTCGGCCACGCCGCGTTTTTCGGTCTGGGCGCCTATGCCGCCGTGCTGGGGCAGATCAACCTCGGGCTGTCGCCCTGGCTGATGATTCCGCTGGCTGCCGTGATCGGCGCGGTGGCCGGCCTGCTGGTTGGCCTGCCCACCTTCCGGCTGCGCGGACATTACTTCGCGCTGGCGATGCTGGCCTATCCGCTGGCGCTGCTGTATGTCTTCGAGTGGCTGGGCTACCAGGAGGTCACCTTCCCCATGGTGCGCGAGAACCCGGCCTGGTTCATGCAGTTTTCGAACCCGTGGCTGTACACCGTGGTGGCCATGGCGATGCTGCTGCTATTCGTGCAGATCACGCGCTACGTCGAGCGCACGCGCTTTGGCATGGCGCTGATCGCCATCAAGCAGAACGAGGCGGCAGCCGAGGCCGCCGGTATCGACACGCTGCGCTGGAAGCTCAAGGCCATTGCGCTGAGCGGCGCCATCGCCGGCGCGACCGGCGCATTCTATGCGGTAGTGCTGCTGGTGGTGACGCCCGTGTCCGTGTTCGGCATGCTGGTGTCCGCCCAGGCGCTTACCGTCGCCATGTTCGGTGGGGTCGGCACGGTATGGGGGCCGATTATCGGCGCGGCCATTCTGATTCCGCTAGGCGAGATCCTGCACGCGGAACTGGGTGCGACTTATCCCGGCATCCAGGGCGTGATCCTGGGCGCGGCCATCATCGCGGTGATTCTGGTCGCGCCCGAGGGCGTGTTCTGGAAAACGCGCGATTTCCTGCGCCGGCGCGGCGCCGTTCAGGCGCGCGCCGCGCTGCCCGAGCAAGCCGCGCGGCAGGAGCACGCCGCGCCCATGGCCGAATCCGCCGCGCCGCAAGAGGCGGCGCGCCGGCCCGCGGGCGGCGAGGTCATCCTCGACGTGGCGGGGCTGTCGCGCAGCTTTGGTGGCTTGAAGGCAGTGCAGAACGTCAGCTTTCAGGTGCGCAAGGGCATGATCCTGGGCATTATCGGCCCCAACGGCGCCGGCAAGACCACGCTGTTCAACCTGCTCAACGGGTTCCTCAAGCCCGATGCCGGGCGGGTGGTGTTCAAGGGCGCCGACATGGCCGGCCGCAAGCCGCACGTATTGTGCGCGGCCGGCGTGGGCCGCACCTTCCAGGTGATGCGTCCGTTCATGCGCCTGACCGTCGCGCAGAACGTGAAGGTCGGCGCCTACGTCAAGGCCCGAAGCGAGGCCGAGGCCGAGGCGATGGCGGCGCAGGCCATCGAGCGGGTGGGCCTGACCGATTGCGCGGACCGGCTCGCGTCGGTGCTGACCACGCGGCAGCTGCGCCTGATGGAGCTGGCGCGCGCCGTGGCGGGCCAGCCCGAACTGCTGCTGCTCGACGAGACGCTGGCCGGTCTGGGGCAGGGCGAGGTCGACGACGTGGTGTCCGCCATCCGGGCGTTGTCGGCGCAGGGCATCACCATCGTCATCATCGAACACACCATGCAGGCGATGGTGCGCCTGGTCGACCAGTTCGTCGTGCTGGATCACGGCGAAGTGCTGGCCGTGGGCGAGCCGCAAGCGATCACGCGCGACATGCGCGTGATCGAGGCCTACCTGGGCAAGAAATGGAGCGCGCGACATGCTGCTTGA
- a CDS encoding Bug family tripartite tricarboxylate transporter substrate binding protein, with protein MQGLHRIVIGGALLGALAMPLSPAVAQGDAIKLVVGAPPGGTTDTVARSIAQQMAQDLKRTVLVENKPGAGGNIAADYVAKSNPDGRTLLVTFTSFSINASLYRNLPFDPLRDFTPISMLANVPSVLVARKDFPVQTMPEFVSLVKANPGKYTMALGAIGSSLHMAGERMKMLAGLDILNVPYKGTSPAVTDLLGGQVDMMFASSLNALPHIKSGALKALGVTSPQALPQFPGVPPIGDTIKGFESKAWFALFGPAKLPADTLATLNAAARKAVDTPEFRQLLEREAAMAVSSSPQELDAFVRKDIERYAEIVKYTGATVD; from the coding sequence ATGCAGGGATTGCACCGTATTGTCATCGGCGGCGCGCTGTTGGGCGCGCTCGCTATGCCGCTGTCCCCCGCCGTTGCGCAGGGCGACGCCATCAAGTTGGTCGTGGGCGCTCCACCGGGAGGCACCACCGATACGGTCGCCCGCAGCATTGCCCAGCAAATGGCGCAGGACCTCAAGCGCACCGTGCTGGTCGAGAACAAGCCGGGCGCGGGCGGCAACATCGCCGCCGACTACGTCGCCAAGAGCAATCCCGATGGCAGGACGCTGCTGGTCACGTTCACCAGCTTTTCCATCAACGCGTCGCTGTACCGCAACTTGCCGTTCGATCCGTTGCGCGATTTCACGCCCATCAGCATGCTGGCGAACGTGCCCAGCGTGCTCGTTGCCCGCAAGGATTTTCCCGTGCAGACGATGCCTGAGTTCGTATCGCTGGTGAAAGCCAACCCGGGCAAATACACGATGGCGCTGGGCGCCATCGGTTCGTCGCTGCACATGGCCGGCGAACGCATGAAAATGCTGGCGGGCCTGGACATTCTCAACGTGCCTTACAAAGGCACGTCGCCCGCCGTCACCGATCTGCTGGGCGGCCAGGTGGACATGATGTTCGCGAGTTCGCTCAATGCCCTGCCGCACATTAAGAGCGGCGCACTCAAGGCGCTGGGCGTCACCAGTCCGCAGGCCCTGCCGCAGTTCCCGGGGGTGCCACCCATCGGCGATACCATCAAGGGTTTCGAGTCCAAAGCCTGGTTTGCCTTGTTTGGCCCGGCCAAGCTGCCCGCCGACACGCTCGCAACGCTTAACGCCGCGGCGCGCAAGGCGGTGGATACGCCCGAGTTCCGCCAGCTGCTCGAGCGCGAGGCCGCCATGGCGGTCAGCAGCAGCCCGCAGGAACTGGATGCGTTTGTGCGCAAAGACATCGAACGGTACGCCGAAATCGTCAAGTACACCGGCGCCACGGTTGATTGA